The Oncorhynchus masou masou isolate Uvic2021 chromosome 14, UVic_Omas_1.1, whole genome shotgun sequence region CACTTTGGTGGCCATTTTGGTTTGAATCAGCTTTTTATCTTTCTCCTTCTCATTGACAATGTTGAATGAGGCCTCCACCTTGTGGTCTATGTGGGTGGCCATTTTGGTAAAGTCTCCATTCATGCGACTTACTGGTAATTTGTGTGAGCTGCTTTGTGAGGAAAGGGAGTGAGATCTCCCCTGTTTTCCATGGGGAACAGTTCCAGGAAAAGAcaaagaggaggaacaggaggaggggggggggataatgCAGGATGTTTGGAGGACGGAGAGACAGAAGAGGGCCAGGATGAGGTGGAGAGCCAGGGACAGACATGTCAATACCAAACAGACGGAATGAGAGAGACGACCCACACCCTGCCTCGCCATGCTGGGAGAGAGTGAAAACTTCAATTCACATTACTTTCAAATATAATCTGCTTTATAATATTCAAAACTCAGAAGAAGGCAGTTGTTGAGTCAAGAGTCATGACAGATTAACAGGCATAAAGGAAACTAAGGGAAACGTGACAGAGTCATAACCGGGCAAGCaggcgggcagacagacagaaaagacagccagccagctatgcagccagccagccaccagacagccagccagaaaCAGCCAGCCAGTATTCCTTAACACAAATCTAACATCTAAcaacatctcctctcctcatcaaaGCACAGACACAACGTGATTCCAGTTAGCTACCCTGAGAATCAAGCACTGCTAAAGAGAATCAATATATTATTGAAGGCCCACCGCTCCAACATTCCCAGTATGAAGCAGCAGCAGGATGACTAATGCATTACTTACTTTGTTTTTTCACAATGTGCCAATAAGTTGTGagactctctcttcccctctctctctctctggatcctcAATAAATGTGACAGGGCAAAAATACACTTGTAGTACATTTTCATTTTGTCAAtttttttctccctttctctccctgacAGACAGCTGATAGTGATCCTGTTATCTGTGTGGTCATGCTAGTTCAAACAGAACAGAGGTAGGAGCCAGGTTAGTGTGACCGGGATGGACGTTACAGTGAGGAGGGGACATTCATATTACCCCTTTATTTGAGGATTTGTTTTTTAGAACACCAGATACTTTCAATAGAAATACATATTGTAATGCGTAATTGGATTGAATTGTAGATGGGATTTATTAcacaaggcacacacacaccgatacagacacacacactcttgacGGGTCGTCACCCACTGGCTCTCATTCTCTATGGACTGGTTCTCTTTCTCTATTTTCAGCCTCATTAGTCTACAGCCCCAGCCCTCCGTCTACTGAGCTtgcatgccaaatggcaccctattccttatatagtgcactacttttgaccaccaGGGCCCTTCCTCCAgaaacagacacacgcacgcacacccacacagacgcgcacacacacacacatgcacacacacactcagcttcaCATGTTTGTAGAGAGTGTTGCAGTAACATACTGTAGTAGTATTACTTCACAAAGCACCCATGAGCACAGACCAGATCAAATATTTGTACTCCTTCTATATCTATCTCTCCTCAATTCCCACGCTCCCCCTTTCCTTTTACCCTCCCTCCAGATCTCTTACCTGTTGATAAATTCATTTCCCATCTACCTCTATCCCTTTaattccttccctccatccctgatTATTTCCTGATGGGGCCAGTTTattcctcagacagacagaccaaagcTTCAAAGTCCGTCCTGTTTCCCTCAAAGCAGTAGGTTGCTTGGAAACTACCCAGAATTCTCACCATAATTGTCTGTTACTTCAAACCAAAAAAAAGAAAGGTACAAGAACAACGTTGACCCAGTCGACTAATGTGTTGCACCTCACTGCCGTGGCAGACTTACTTATACAgtgttgagacagagagaggacgagagggagAGTGTTTCTTGTTACAGATGGTGGGTGAAGTGATGGCGTGGCCAGCAGAGAGATGAGGGTAGAGCTCTTTGATGGCAGAGTCACTGTGGGTTGCGCTGGTGGTTCAGTTACTCCCTGGCTACCAATGAATATTTcatttcgagagagagagagagagagaagaaaaagagtgggaggagagggagaaattaATAGAACGTTAAAAAaaagagatggagtgaggggaaATATCATGCATGGGAAATGAACAGCAAGAGGGGACATGTGGAATACCAAAACATAGTGCTGGTAACATGTGCTAATGTGTCATGTTAAGACTGATCCAGAGATTCCACacacatagccacacacacagttaaataaTCCCTATGTAATCCTGCATCCCGGCATTCCAAAAGGACTGTCATCCTTATCCTTATCCCATTCTCATAATGCCTTTGTTCTTTAACTCCCTAACTCTTTTTCTCCATCAATCCATCCCCTCTCCTTGTTCCAAGGCAACAGCTTGTGGGATAGTGCTGCTAATCCTGCCTGTCTCCCACTGGGACAATCTGTCACTGgctatagaggaagagagagtgagtgtaaatcagtgtgtcagactgtgtgtgttggtgagagaggatggaggaagtagAGGGAAAATAGGAGGGGGAGGCCCccacaataaaaaaaatactcgTTTTTTATAGAaaactacagtacttactatagaattatatatactgaacaaaaatatgaatgcaaaaTGCAACaaattcaaatattttactgagttacagttcatataagaaaatcagtcaattgaaataaattcattatgccGTCAAATGACTGGGCAGGAGTGCACCCACTGGGGATTCAGGCCCAACCAATCAGAGtgagtttttcctcacaaaagggctttattaaagacagaaatactcctcaggtCCTGGataggtgtggttacacgtgataagccggttggacgtactgccaaattccctaaaatggcaacagctctggtggacattcctgcagtcaacgtGCCAACtgtaaaacttgagacatctgtggcattgtgttgtgtgacaaaactgcacattttagagtggccttttattgtccccagcacaaggtgcagctatgtaatgagcatgctgtttaatcagcttcttgatatgccacctgtcagatggatggattatcttggcaaaggagacatTTTCACTAATAGGGATATTAACAAATTTGGgcaccaaatttgagagaaatttgtgcatatggaaaatgtccgGGAATTTTTATTTCAGAtagtgaaacatgggaccaacactttacatgttgagttaatatatttttgttcagtgtagtaaacTGTAATATActtataataatatattataataatatattaaaAACAATATTATCCCTCGATGTGTAGTACATACTATAGAATTTTGTAGTAAACTAGAAAATACTATAGTAAACACAACAGTATTATCTCAAgaaaaaatactacagtaatgtttgcaaaaacactacagtgaatactgtaATATTTATACCATAgcatactatagtattttttcatgtggggggatagagatggagagaggcaaGGGAGCAAATTAGAGAAAGCAGAGGCAGAATGAAGACCTGAacgggaaagagagaaagaaaaacaatATTATTTTGGTCCAGCtgaatagacagacagagggagaaatgAGACTAAGGCAGAGAGAGCAATAAATAAAAAGGAAGACATGAGGGAAACAGATgactcagggagagagagcgagagagactagaGGGTTCTGGGAATCTAGGATGATTTAGAAGAGGAAAAGAGAACTAAGATTTAAAACCACTCTTACTGCTTGCACCCAATAACCGTGTGAGACGGAATATGGAGCAGTATGTCATTTGCTCTCTAGTCTAGGTGATAGGATGCACGTAGGTTCACTCACATCCATAGAAACTCAAATTTCAGGGTCAGTGCTGTGCTCACACACAACCTGCActttatatttacattttagtcatttagcagatgctcttatccagaaggacttacatgagcaattagggttaagtgccttgctatATAGAACTATTTACTTCAGAACTTGGCCTATAGATAAGAAGGACCACCAAGGGCCTAGCAGTAAATTGCCTTCTCTAATATGAAACTATTACATCAAAGGGCAGATTGCTCTGTTGGTTGTCACGTTTTACCTAGTGGGTTGCCCTTGGTTATAGTGTTAGCATGGTGGCTAATTAAAAGGGAACTCTGTAGGGTTTTGGTCTTTCCAACACCTCCATAgccaaatgttttgcaacagaaaaacCAAAATAAGTGTTTCTtactggacaaattcaggtaggtccctccccatTTCATCCCGTTTGCTTCATAGTGAATAGACACTAgggacatactgtatatatataaatccCCGGTCCACATACTTTCAACAAACAACACCCACAATCGGAAGATTTCAAAAAACTAAAACATTTTTATAACTTTCAGAAATACTTTCATCTGCAATGAATTTATGAATGTATGCAAACACAGTGTTGAAGTGAAAACAACAATACAATGCATCGGTGTTATGGTACCTGGTTGCATCCACAGTTGACAACATAAAGGATTCTATGTGGCATTGAGACTGTATGCCTAGTTGATATCCATTGAAATGGAATGCCTAGGCCTAGGGAGTCAGAATAGCTCATGTAATATCATCAGTTGTGATACAAATTCAGAACAACAACGACACCTATCCATGACTATCTTATAACATTGGCGTGACAGAAAATAACTATTATTTCAACAATAAGCTCTTTCATAAAAAGCCCATGATGATCATTTACAAAATCAGATTCCATCTTCACATTCAAATTCAAGTATTTAATGTACATTGAGAGGATATAAAAGTCCCTGTGATATCTTATCAGTTATAGGAGGAGTAGAGACACAGACAAGGGTGACTTATGGGACTCATGTCTGAAAGGTGAATAAAGGTATACTACTATAGAAGGAGATAAAAAAAATCATCTATAGAGAGGATTGGAGAAACAGAGACCGTGTGAATTGAGAGcaatgagagagactgagagagtgtgtgtttctgtgtgtaaggatgtttttcagcagatGGCATGGCAGCCCACCGCGACGACAGTGTGCCAACGTACAAGCAAATGGAGGAAAGACAGAACTGGATGCATTTTTTTCAAAAGGTGAGCATGAGGAGATGttgatgagaacacacacacaccgccttgAGTTAAAGAAGTAGAGCAGAAAGTAATAGGGAAAGAGAGTGCAAGTGTTTCAGCCCCACTGAATTCCATCAGTAGGATAGTAGGAGACAGCAGACTCCTTCATGCAGTGAACTCACTGCTCTGTAGAAATGATCACATTTGTATAACTTGGTCATTTTCATAATGTTCGGGCACACACAAGGCAAGAGTGTGACATGCTGATATTGAATACAATATATCAATTATGACTCAGCCTAATCAATCAATGATGTATGGGAcatcacaggcaggcaggcaggcaggtacacacacacacacacacactaaataacAAAGAAAAATACTGCAAAGCTCAGAGATTGGTGAATCATCCAAgatgtgtatataaatatataaacacacgttaggtagagacagactgggtgggaggggtgtgtgtgcctgtgtgtttgcgtgtgtgctaagcacacttccacacacacacggccaggCTGCCTCCAAAGAACATGTAGAGCAGGTTCTTGACCTCGTGTGTCACCTCGAAGCCAAAGCCCTCACCAATCACCACGTGCCACGAGCTGCCAAACTTTTTATCCATCGACTCTTTGATCATCTTCGCCGCATTctgaaatggaaagagagagaggttagagaagaTACAGAAACCAAACCAAATCCCTGGCTCCTATCCGTAAGCCCGTGTCAACACCGCCTTGTGGATTTGAGAGTAAAGGATAGAAGTCAGCAATATAGCTGAAACTGAAATCTTATCCATTGATAGGGATGAGGGATCCATTTGGAATTGGGcctatgagagaggagaggaagtgatGGAAGTGGTAAAatacagaggggaggaggagagatggaaagaaggagagagagacagaggaagagagagagaaccagtgtTCTAGTCCAGATGGACACACAGGTTTGCTGGAATGAGTGGTGAGGCAGGCTGACACAATGCCAGACTGGCTGAGAGGGTGGATTACCTACAGGCCTGGTTtccttaaatgtaatgtaaatgttttaaaaagtAACTGGTTGGATTAAAGCAATAGTGAGTGTGCTGTACTAATCGAGCTGCACTTTGCACAGTGTttagacagatggacagacctcATTATTGGTGGCAAACTTTTCACAGGCTGTGACACACAGTTCCATCGTTTCCACTCTCATCTCCTCTggcatgtctgtgtgctgtgaAGAAATCAGAACAATACATTACAACACTCACCATTTACTCCACGAAACCGACGGTCGCACAGCCTCTACTTGTGAACCACATATGTGTCACAGCAGCGAAACGATCTGTCTCACCCTGATGAGTGGGAAGCTGTGGAGCCTCTTGTAATCGGCCTCCTCCTTCTTGCTCTCTGTTGTCTCTGCCATTCCCTTCTCCTTCTGGAGAGAAAACTCACTCACATTTGAATGGAAGCATGGCCTTAGTATTTATTTGGCAGGTTAAAATGTTAGCTACATGTTTGTCAAGTACTACAGTAGGTATGAGCAAAGGAGGCTGAACTAAAGAGACCCTCCTTGTCCTGCTCACTTCGTATTGGTTTACTTCTACCCATGACAACACAAGCAATGAATGTAGTAACTGCAGGGTTGGTCACTATGGCCAGGAAAGTGACATGCATGAATGACATTGTCATGCATATTTAGGCAATTATCAAAAATGGGTGAAAGGTTACCCACAGAGttgactagctaacgttagctagctagtaacgtTAGTCTGTATACGTGTAACGTTAGGTATGACTTTGACAGGTAGCTACCTAACTAGGCATCTGCCTAcagtaacattagctagttactgtactgtagctagttgTCTTGTGGCTTGTGTAGGTTGTTGCCTTGCCTCCTCACTAACGTTCTCTTAGTTGCAATGCAACCAACGCTGCAAGTTAATGAAAAGAGTTGCAAACATTGCACACCGTTATGAGAATTTCTTCTTTGAATTATACTTGGTTATGGATAGCAAGTTGGCTAAATAGCTGGCTACTTACCACTGGCTAGTTTACCACGACAAGAGCGGTCCATTTATTGTTGATATAGAAACATGTCGGCCATAGCAACCGCTTCTTTCGTGCCAgactctccttcttcttcttcttgtgcGTTTCTGGCAGACGAGACTCTGTCTTGCCTATTGCTGCCTTTCTCAGGTCGGAGTGCGAATTACACATTTAAATATTTAATAGTCACACACCCGTAGCAGGCCGATGGAATAGAGAAACGACAGCTTCCTTGATATTTTGCTCTGCCTCCCATTTAAACCcaactcacatatatatatatatgtatatatataaagtgATCCTAACCTCAGCATACCGCCTGCAACAGGACATGCTTCACAGTCTCTACCTCCCCACAACTTGCATTTCCCATCTGTGTGTTGACCCACTAACAATGGCCTAAACTCAGCCTTGTCAACAGAACCCCATCCCTCTTTTCATTCCCCCTTTCATTCCCCATGTACACCTACAGACCCTACTCACAGAATTCTGGATAGAGAAAAAATGCCTTCCCCACTGCCCTCTATCCCACTCACGTTGCCACTCCTGGGTCAACCCCTCTGCTACGATGATCCTACATTCCACACACCCCAAACAGGACCACCACATCTACCTCCTACTTCTTCAGATCTACCTCTGCTACATAATTTGCAGCAAGGCTCAGTGCAACATGGCAGTGTTGCCATTGTTTATTAAAGTTTTTCtttgtaatgtaaaaaaaaagacaTATTCAACCCccatatcacacactcacaaattgtaaatatatgtgtgtatgttatACTATCAATTAGTGAGAGAGAGCCTCAAATATCACATTCAGTTGTACATATCCACTGTATACATGAATCACAGCAATGTTGGTTCAATCACATCTTTGGCCATGTTCTCGTGGGTCAAACAAAACACACTAATGATTGGTTGACCCACAATGCAGGTGATGGCTACAGGATGAAGTTGGTGAAGATCAACCGAAGAACTTTGCAGTCGATTGCAGTcatgacctttgatcacatgCTTTTTGTAAATTTCATGCAGTTGTGGAGTAGGCTCAAGTCTGACATTTTCGCTGCACATAATGCAACACTCTTTGTAAGGCTTGGCAAAAGGGATCTGCATGAACGCACTCACTCTTTTCACGACACTTCAAGACAGCTATGACTAAAAGtgattttcgtagcaggttaggagaacatattcgctaaccctaacccttttcctaaccttaacctaattaccCTACTCTGTTAAATAAATAATCCTGACCTGCTGcataagttctcctaacctgctatgaaaaAGTCACTTTCGGTCGTAGCTGTATTGAAATGGCGTGGAAAAAGTGGTTGTGTTTGAGCATACCACGCTTGTCAAGTCGGTGACCATCGTTGCATTATGGGGTTATTATAGTTTTCCGACGTGCACCTACATGTCGATTGCATGAACTTTACAAAAATCACTTCATCAACAGCAACTTCATCCTGCAGCCTtcacctgcattgtgggaggctctattgtcaaccaatcatgagggtgtttttgtttgacccacACGAACGTGACCAAAGATGTGACTGAAACAGAAACCAACTTTGCCACAATTCATGTATGCAGTGGATTATGTACAAATGAATGTGATATTTGGGTTTCTGTCACCAATTGATTGTACAGTACAATGTGCACATgcactctgggatgctggccttctaggcagttgcaataaaaaagaaaagattaagacgggcaaaataacacagacactgtcGCCTCCTCaccgttgacgttgagactggtgttttccaggtactatttaatgaagctgccagttgaggacttgtgaggtgtctgtttctcaaactagacactctaatgtacttgtcctcttgctcagttgttcaccggggcctcccactcctctttctaaactggttagagacagtttgcgctgtccTGTGAAGGTAgtggtacacagcgttgtacgagatcttcagtttcttggcaatttctttcatggaatagccttcatttctcagaacaagaatagaatgAGTTTGAGACGAAAGtaatttgtttctggccattttgagccctGTAATTGAatacacaaatgctgatgctccagatactagtctatagaaggccagttttatttcttatttaatcagaacaaccgttttcagctgtgctaaaataattgcaaaagggttttctaatgaacaattagccttttaaaattataaacttggattagctaacacaacgtgccattggaaaacaggagtgatggttgctgttaACGGGTAACCGTAGATATTTCATAAAAAATcagtcgtttccagctacaatagtcatttacaacattaaccatgtctacactttatttctgatcaatttgacattattttaatggacaaaaaaatcgcttttctttcaaaaacaaggacatttctaagtgaccccaaacttagaaacggtagtgtatatattttcaGTTTGTGATATGGGAGTTGGAGAAATGGTTATTATAAACAATGGCACATTAACTTGTTGCACTGAGCtttgctgttggaaaaccacatcAGTATCCGACTATCAGCTGTTGCAGATGAACCTCCCCCGACTTCACTCCTCGACTTTCGTCTACAGTCGGTTGCTTTCACCTTACCAACCAAACTGGCCCAGTGTTTCTCTTTCATTCCATAGAGGAACGAGCACGTGAGGGTATGTCTTCCGGAAATCAAAAGTGATCGAATCCATGAAATCCATAACGAAATGTATTCGCTGTAGTCTCTAGCCAACATTGAAAACACTAGTTAATGTCCAAAACATTTTATTGGTCTTGTACAGTCCTActgtaacagggtggatgtgcCTCTCTTCTAAGGCAGCCAAACGTCTGAGGGGGGCACGAGTATGTGAGTATGGCTGAGGgatggtccagagtttttttttccaacacctgaaacagcttttCCTGCAAACTTGAGCAATaatcattatttattttatttatttattaggatccccattagggaaagggaaagggggatacctaagtcagttgtacagctgaatgtgttcaactgaaatgtgtcttccgcatttaattAACCCAACTCCTGTTAATCCACGTCCATTAGCCGATGCCAATGGcgactggttacagtgagaagcttcctcttgagtggacagcttgatgaaaaccactcAATGTTTAGGTCTCCAAGAAattagacctctctgtttacatcacatacactatcaggCATTTCATACATATTTTTTAACACTTGTCAAGAGAAAAAAAAAGCAAGAGAAGAAAATAAACATTCAGCAATCTATTAATCAGTtgatgtgtgtaagtgtgtgtgtgtgttctgtggggttgaagctacgaacccataggcttggcttgctcatcccttccaggctttgggagggaggggggacaatgagcctgtcattccgtcttcgtaacattgcaaaaatcagaaaccttttatccaaaaatgatgcagacaagCTTATCCATGCTAAACACAGCTGCTTAGattcctgactagaacccaaaaatgtgaTGATATTACTCCGGTGCTGGCCTCTCCACATTGGCCTCCTGCTGAACAtattgaagaacaatctggccttaattgGCCATGTACtcctataatctccacccggcacagccagaagaggactggcaacccctcagagcctggttcctttaggtttcttcctaggttcctgcctttt contains the following coding sequences:
- the LOC135553918 gene encoding dynein axonemal light chain 4-like: MAETTESKKEEADYKRLHSFPLIRHTDMPEEMRVETMELCVTACEKFATNNENAAKMIKESMDKKFGSSWHVVIGEGFGFEVTHEVKNLLYMFFGGSLAVCVWKCA